CGACCTGCACGCCCGCACCGCCGTCCGGAACGTGATCGAACACCAAGAGCTCGGGACTGCCGCAACCGGTGCGCGTCACAAAGCACACGACCTTCTCCCGCAGGCTGCGCGCCGCCGCGTCCCGCCGGGCCTCCTGTGGCGTGTCGTAGAACGTGACCATCCTTCCCACCTCCTGACCGGGGAGGGAAACGCAAAACGTCCCGTCCGCCGGAAGACCTTCCGGATGCGGACGAGACGAGAGTGTCCCGTGGTACCACCGCGTTTCCCCGCCTGCATGGGGGGCACTCGCTGCGCGCTGTATCGGGCGCACCCGGAGGCTCTACGCCCCCCACGCGGGGGGTTTCTGCCGTCGTGCTCGCGGGTGACGTTCGCCGGGGGCCGGTCCACCTGCCCTCTCAGTCGCGGGGCGGGTTTCCTGTGGGGGCCTGACCCGGGTACTCCTCCCGGTCACTGCAATCGGGAGTGTACGCGCCAGGGGGCGGGCATTTCAATCCGCACGCTGGCCCATTGGCGGCGTGGGGGTGGGCCGGGCATCCTGCGGGGCGTGCCCCTGACTGGAATGACCCTGTATCACCGCGCCGTGCGGGACGTGCGCGGCGATCACCTGTTGCCCCTGAGCACCCTGCGTGAGCGTCACCCGGACGTGTACGCCCGCGAGGCGGCGAAGTACGTGGGCCGCGAGGCGCTGATGGGGGAGCGGGTCGGTCGGCTCGACTGCCGGTGGACCGATGTGCTGTTCTTCTCCCCGGTGAATCCGGGGCCGCTGCTGGACGCCGCGCGGCAGAGCGGGCGGGCGATTCCCCCCGTGCGGTTCTGGACGCTGGACGCCTCGCACCTCGATCCGGCGCGGGCCTGTGTCCGGCTGGTGCGGCCCTGGCCGGGGGGTGTGAAGCCCGCGCCGGACCCGGCGGACGAGCTGCCGTTCACGCCGCAGACGCTGCGGGAGCACTCGGCGGCGCCCCCGGCGACCCTGGACCGCCTGCGTGCCCTGCCCGGCGGTGCGCCCCTGATCCTCTTGATGGACGTCCCGCACATCCTCTACCGCGGCGAGGTGCCCCTGGGTGCGCTGGGCGAGGCGCGCTGCTGCGGCGCCCTGCTCCCGCCACTCGATCTGCCTGAGACAGAATGGTCAAAATGTCGTATGTTGCCCGCATGTCCATAGATGTCGATGCCCGGGCCAAAGCCATCCTGCCGGATACGGCGCTCAGCGCGCACGACACGGTCGAGATCGTCCAGCTGCTCCTCAAAGCCCCCACTGCCGACCGTCCGGCCGCCCCTGGCCTCCTCCCGCACGTGTGGGGCTCGTCCCGATCCGGCTTCGCGGATCACGCGCTGCGCCAGCTGCTGACCTGGGCGGACCTGCCGGACCTGACGTTCATGACCGGAGAGCAGGCCATGTACCGCACGGAGGACCGGGTGCACGGCGTGGCCCGCAACGTCACGGTGCTGCGGACGCCCGCCGGACTCCAGCGGGCCGGGAGCAGTCTCGCCGCCCTGTTCAGCTGGGCTGAGGCTCACCCGGACGTCGTCGCGCAGGCGTCGAACGGCCTGTACGGCGGGGCGGATGTGCCGCGCCTGCTGGGCAGGACTGGCCTCTCGGTGAACCCCCGGTACGACCTGACGGTGCAGGGCGACGAGGACGGCGACGACCTCGATTACATGCTCGCGTACCTGCGGGGCGTGCGGTCAGTCGTGCGGTTCTGCCTGCACCACTCAATGGCCTTCCTGTACGTGCAGGACGACTTCATGATCCCCGCCGGTCTGGATGAATCCCTGGACGACTGACCCGGAGGCAGCCCCAGGTCAGTCGGTGTGAGGGACTCGTTCGAAGCGGTACAGCAGGGGTTTTTTCAGCAGGCCGCGCGGGACGGTCACGGTGGCGCTCTGGTAGGGGAGACCGCTGACCTGCGCGGACGCGCTGAACAGCTGCGTGTCCTCGCCGATGCGGGCGGCGCGGTCGCTGACGTCCAGCAGGCCCTGCGCGCGGCTCAGGACGTCGTAGGGGTGTTCGATCAGCACCGTGAGTTTCACGGGCTGCCCGATCAGGCTGCGCAGGGGGTTCGCGGCGCTGCTGAACGCGGCACGCACGGGTTGCGCCTGACGCTCGCACGTGACGCGGATGCTCAGGCCGTACTCGCCGACCGGGAAGGTCAGGTCGCGGATCAGGGTCACGCCGTCGCCTTCTGCCTCGCGGAACGCGGTCAGCAGGGCGTCGCGGCGGTTGCGTAGCAGCGTGGCGGGCATGGCGCGCTCCACGGGGAAGTCCGCGCGGGCGATCAGGCGTTCAGCGCTGCGCAGCGTGTCCTCGCGGGTGCGGAAGGTGTGGTGCGTGGCGTCCTGCATGGGATGCCACGATCCGGCAGGACCGCGTTCCATCCACTGGATGAACAGGTCGAAGCTGTCTCTGAACTGCCAGGACGGGTGAGGCTGGGCGGACCGCGCGGCGCTGCCGTCCTCCCGGGTGTGAACGTCGCTGGTGTGGGCGGCGGGGCGGGTGATGGCGCTCATGGGACCTCCGGTGCGCCCATCATGCCTGAAATGACCCGCCGCGTGTGTGGGAAATGGCGCCCGGCGCAGGGAAGGTCAGTTGATCTCGATGAGTTCGGCCAGCAGGAACGGCTTCAGGGTCTCCAGGACCAGTCGGGGCGGCGCGGCGGTGCGTTCCAGCAGGGTGCGGATGTTCCCACTGTCGGAGATCAGGTTCAGGATGCGGTACTGGGTGCGCGTGACGGGCTGAGCCTCTGTCCACTTGGCGGTGAAACGCAGGCGTTTGTTCCAGTCGGGGAAGGTCCGCAGCAGCGTCTCCCAGCCGGCGTTGTCTTCCAGCAGGCGGCGCAGGGCCGGGTCGCGGCGCAGGCTCATGGTGCGGTTGGGGGGCGGCTGATCGACCTCGAAGGTGAACACGCCGGCGTCCAGGCTGGCCATGAACTGCAGGGCGTGCTCACCGCGCAGGCGACCCGCCTCGGCGTGCGTGATCTCCCCACGTTCCAGCCACAGCTGACCGCCGCGGATGTGGTCCACGCTCAGCCGCCCCGCGCGTCCGCTCGTGAGGAACATCTGCATGACGGACAGGAAGGGAAAAACCGCCAGATCTCCGCGTACCATAGGTGACCCACAGTGTAGGGGCGCGCCGCCCCCGGCGCGAGGGGTCACCCGGCGGGGGCGGACGCATGCGAAGATCGTCACATGCAACCGCTGGACGTCCTGCTGTCCCTGTGCGCGGCTGACGCGCTGGGCGCCGCCACGGAATTCAAGTCTCCCGACGTGATCCACGCCCGCTACGGCGCTGCCTTCCGCACGTACCAGCCGGGCAGCGTGTTCGGCTTCGCGCCGGGCGAGGCCACCGACGACAGCCAGA
The Deinococcus sedimenti DNA segment above includes these coding regions:
- a CDS encoding DUF4388 domain-containing protein — protein: MVRGDLAVFPFLSVMQMFLTSGRAGRLSVDHIRGGQLWLERGEITHAEAGRLRGEHALQFMASLDAGVFTFEVDQPPPNRTMSLRRDPALRRLLEDNAGWETLLRTFPDWNKRLRFTAKWTEAQPVTRTQYRILNLISDSGNIRTLLERTAAPPRLVLETLKPFLLAELIEIN